One window of Amaranthus tricolor cultivar Red isolate AtriRed21 chromosome 13, ASM2621246v1, whole genome shotgun sequence genomic DNA carries:
- the LOC130797465 gene encoding transcription factor PIF7-like has product MSQCIVPNWNLSHPRQDLKQGEEGNRSSHVDLHTNHNLHFQQQQSFSQLVPMSNFEVTELTWENGQLAMHELGGIFPGPASTTTTCPPKPTWGGGVGSASDTLESIVHQATYCNNQQSPNLMPCSVAHQQSGHQKRENIGSSVVGSSGGKWAENSGHIQTTGGPPPTPPGLMKKRTRSESENCAVRNTTDHEMSACASANATFCKENNNTNDTTMMTWASYESPRSCTRTKITTDEDSACHGGSDNQDEHYTKGETGRSYTTRKGRAAAVHNQSERRRRDRINQKMKALQKLVPNASKTDKASMLDEVIEYLKQLQAQVQMMTNARFMPQLMMPLGMQQHLQQMSLLARMGMGAGLGMGIGMNDAANQTITQIMHPTQVANAASAFVPPAFVVPQMMPAANQQPNPADPGASTSAALQDPYSTLLAQSMNIELYNRMAALQRQQQTSTQSASNHLQSNPHVQQS; this is encoded by the exons ATGAGTCAGTGTATAGTACCCAATTGGAATCTAAGTCACCCAAGACAAGACCTTAAACAAGGAGAAGAAGGAAACAGATCTTCTCACGTGGACTTACACACTAATCACAATCTCCATTTTCAGCAACAACAGAGTTTCTCTCAACTTGTTCCTAT GTCCAATTTTGAGGTTACAGAGCTGACATGGGAAAATGGACAACTAGCCATGCACGAACTCGGAGGGATTTTCCCTGGTCCCGCAAGCACAACCACCACCTGCCCTCCAAAGCCGACATGGGGTGGTGGCGTAGGTAGTGCCTCGGACACACTAGAGTCCATAGTCCATCAAGCCACTTACTGCAACAACCAACAAAGCCCGAATCTAATGCCTTGTTCTGTGGCTCATCAGCAATCGGGTCATCAGAAAAGGGAAAACATTGGCTCATCAGTTGTGGGATCTTCTGGTGGAAAATGGGCTGAAAACTCTGGACACATACAAACAACTGGTGGTCCCCCACCCACTCCCCCGggactaatgaagaaacgaacACGCTCTGAGTCTGAAAACTGTGCGGTCAGGAACACAACTGATCATGAGATGAGCGCGTGTGCAAGTGCTAATGCTACATTTTGTAAGGAAAACAACAATACGAACGACACAACTATGATGACATGGGCGTCTTACGAGTCTCCAAGGAGTTGTACGAGGACTAAGATTACGACTGATGAGGACTCTGCTTGCCATGGTGGCTCG GATAACCAAGATGAACACTACACTAAAGGAGAAACAGGTCGATCCTACAcaacaagaaaaggaagagcAGCCGCTGTTCATAATCAGTCTGAGAGG CGAAGAAGAGACCGCATAAATCAAAAGATGAAAGCTCTGCAGAAGCTTGTTCCGAATGCTAGTAAG ACAGATAAAGCCTCGATGTTGGATGAGGTAATAGAGTACTTAAAACAGCTTCAAGCACAAGTTCAGATGATGACAAATGCAAGATTTATGCCTCAGCTTATGATGCCTTTAGGAATGCAGCAACACTTACAACAGATGTCTTTACTAGCGAGGATGGGAATGGGGGCCGGTCTAGGGATGGGAATCGGTATGAATGATGCAGCGAATCAGACGATAACCCAAATAATGCATCCTACTCAAGTTGCTAATGCTGCCTCCGCATTTGTGCCACCTGCTTTTGTCGTCCCTCAGATGATGCCTGCGGCTAACCAGCAACCAAATCCAGCTGATCCTGGAGCCAGCACTTCTGCTGCTCTACAAGATCCCTACAGCACACTTTTGGCACAG TCTATGAACATAGAACTCTACAACAGGATGGCAGCTTTACAGAGGCAACAACAGACATCAACACAATCAGCAAGCAATCATTTGCAGTCAAACCCTCATGTTCAACAAAGTTGA
- the LOC130797608 gene encoding uncharacterized protein LOC130797608 isoform X2, with the protein MDQHKKNPRRRSVSFSDVKLDRSEKLFPKRRDNIKSQSFRREIEIMENKSKESEFAASIAAAAYAIYSLEETRAEFERRMVESFREDPAALTIKTRKDSQDTNTFEFPDLETLMKRTSLLERRDNNEGNQSSIMKTSTRGIEISGVEQEQRSRRKEMTKAEAWEQARLAKIHKWYEKIKDKITEWETEKKKKAAIDMEKRKEELERLKRLNYHHYGNKMDKIENVARGAMKQLEDKKTSEEAYAKQQANKIRFGNLQFT; encoded by the exons ATGGACCAACACAAGAAGAACCCACGACGAAG ATCTGTGAGTTTTTCTGATGTGAAGCTCGATAGATCAGAAAAGTTATTTCCAAAAAGAAGAGACAACATAAAATCTCAATCCTTCAGAAGAG AGATTGAAATAATGGAGAACAAGAGCAAGGAAAGTGAATTTGCAGCAAGTATAGCAGCTGCAGCATATGCAATATACTCACTTGAAGAAACAAGAGCTGAATTTGAGAGAAGAATGGTGGAAAGTTTTAGAGAAGATCCTGCAGCTCTTACAATCAAGACCAGGAAAGATAGTCAAGATACTAATACTTTTGAATTTCCTGATTTAGAAACTTTAATGAAGAGAACTTCACTTTTGGAAAGAAGAGATAATAATGAAg GTAATCAAAGTTCAATAATGAAGACTTCAACCAGAGGTATTGAGATATCAGGGGTAGAACAAGAACAGAGGAGCAGAAGGAAGGAAATGACAAAAGCAGAAGCATGGGAGCAAGCAAGATTAGCCAAGATTCATAAATG GTATGAAAAGATTAAAGATAAGATCACAGAGTGGGAGactgaaaagaagaagaaagctgCTATTGACATGGAAAAAAGAAAG GAGGAGTTAGAAAGGTTAAAGAGATTGAATTATCACCATTACGGGAACAAAATGGACAAGATTGAAAATGTAGCAAGGGGAGCCATGAAGCAATTAGAGGATAAAAAGACAAGTGAAGAGGCTTATGCAAAACAACAGGCAAACAAGATCAG gTTTGGTAACTTACAATTCACATGA
- the LOC130797608 gene encoding remorin isoform X3: MENKSKESEFAASIAAAAYAIYSLEETRAEFERRMVESFREDPAALTIKTRKDSQDTNTFEFPDLETLMKRTSLLERRDNNEGNQSSIMKTSTRGIEISGVEQEQRSRRKEMTKAEAWEQARLAKIHKWYEKIKDKITEWETEKKKKAAIDMEKRKEELERLKRLNYHHYGNKMDKIENVARGAMKQLEDKKTSEEAYAKQQANKIRSTGRLPVQCFCFEY; encoded by the exons ATGGAGAACAAGAGCAAGGAAAGTGAATTTGCAGCAAGTATAGCAGCTGCAGCATATGCAATATACTCACTTGAAGAAACAAGAGCTGAATTTGAGAGAAGAATGGTGGAAAGTTTTAGAGAAGATCCTGCAGCTCTTACAATCAAGACCAGGAAAGATAGTCAAGATACTAATACTTTTGAATTTCCTGATTTAGAAACTTTAATGAAGAGAACTTCACTTTTGGAAAGAAGAGATAATAATGAAg GTAATCAAAGTTCAATAATGAAGACTTCAACCAGAGGTATTGAGATATCAGGGGTAGAACAAGAACAGAGGAGCAGAAGGAAGGAAATGACAAAAGCAGAAGCATGGGAGCAAGCAAGATTAGCCAAGATTCATAAATG GTATGAAAAGATTAAAGATAAGATCACAGAGTGGGAGactgaaaagaagaagaaagctgCTATTGACATGGAAAAAAGAAAG GAGGAGTTAGAAAGGTTAAAGAGATTGAATTATCACCATTACGGGAACAAAATGGACAAGATTGAAAATGTAGCAAGGGGAGCCATGAAGCAATTAGAGGATAAAAAGACAAGTGAAGAGGCTTATGCAAAACAACAGGCAAACAAGATCAGGTCAACTGGAAGACTTCCTGTTCaatgtttttgttttgaatattaG
- the LOC130797608 gene encoding remorin isoform X1 yields MDQHKKNPRRRSVSFSDVKLDRSEKLFPKRRDNIKSQSFRREIEIMENKSKESEFAASIAAAAYAIYSLEETRAEFERRMVESFREDPAALTIKTRKDSQDTNTFEFPDLETLMKRTSLLERRDNNEGNQSSIMKTSTRGIEISGVEQEQRSRRKEMTKAEAWEQARLAKIHKWYEKIKDKITEWETEKKKKAAIDMEKRKEELERLKRLNYHHYGNKMDKIENVARGAMKQLEDKKTSEEAYAKQQANKIRSTGRLPVQCFCFEY; encoded by the exons ATGGACCAACACAAGAAGAACCCACGACGAAG ATCTGTGAGTTTTTCTGATGTGAAGCTCGATAGATCAGAAAAGTTATTTCCAAAAAGAAGAGACAACATAAAATCTCAATCCTTCAGAAGAG AGATTGAAATAATGGAGAACAAGAGCAAGGAAAGTGAATTTGCAGCAAGTATAGCAGCTGCAGCATATGCAATATACTCACTTGAAGAAACAAGAGCTGAATTTGAGAGAAGAATGGTGGAAAGTTTTAGAGAAGATCCTGCAGCTCTTACAATCAAGACCAGGAAAGATAGTCAAGATACTAATACTTTTGAATTTCCTGATTTAGAAACTTTAATGAAGAGAACTTCACTTTTGGAAAGAAGAGATAATAATGAAg GTAATCAAAGTTCAATAATGAAGACTTCAACCAGAGGTATTGAGATATCAGGGGTAGAACAAGAACAGAGGAGCAGAAGGAAGGAAATGACAAAAGCAGAAGCATGGGAGCAAGCAAGATTAGCCAAGATTCATAAATG GTATGAAAAGATTAAAGATAAGATCACAGAGTGGGAGactgaaaagaagaagaaagctgCTATTGACATGGAAAAAAGAAAG GAGGAGTTAGAAAGGTTAAAGAGATTGAATTATCACCATTACGGGAACAAAATGGACAAGATTGAAAATGTAGCAAGGGGAGCCATGAAGCAATTAGAGGATAAAAAGACAAGTGAAGAGGCTTATGCAAAACAACAGGCAAACAAGATCAGGTCAACTGGAAGACTTCCTGTTCaatgtttttgttttgaatattaG
- the LOC130797607 gene encoding pentatricopeptide repeat-containing protein PNM1, mitochondrial gives MRIHHHLRRLLLLHRTFSTLPPPSLTKPHFSDPSKTLYNPPFFSSPSFLRSFSSQTQQQNEQIALSLSSELLKPLSEHPDDNPISVHQRLDLSFSHITLSPSLILHTLNISPDAGRSAFDFFNWVSSKSPEFQLNDEVLSFFVDFFGRRKDFKIIHDVLVAGKGVIGFKTISAFIDRLIRAGRTTQAVQLFDRMESDYGIVRNREILNCIVSKLCEHGYANYAEKMVKNLANEFFPDEYVCDMLIKGWCVDEKLDEARRLAREMYRGGFEISTVAYNAILDCVCKLCRKKDVSRLQFEAERILVDMDAAGVPRNSETFNVLISNLCKIRKVEDSMKLFYRMGEWGCSPDARTFLVLTRGLYQAARAGEGDEMIDRMRSAGFGDALDKKAYYGFLKILCGIERIDHALSVFAKMKADGCKPGIKTYDLLMRKLYAHGRVEKANVLFNEAVRNGVPVERKDYKLDPRLVKQPKVVKKGKKRLTLPEKTALKRKRLRKINLSFVKKPKKMMQRMY, from the coding sequence ATGCGAATCCACCACCACCTCCGTCGTCTCCTCCTTCTCCACCGCACTTTCTCTACACTTCCTCCACCATCTCTCACAAAACCCCATTTCTCAGACCCCTCTAAAACCCTCTACAATCCCCCTTTTTTCTCTTCCCCATCTTTTCTTCGATCGTTTTCTTCGCAAACCCAACAACAAAACGAACAAATTGCTCTCTCTCTTTCCTCTGAACTCCTCAAACCACTCTCTGAACACCCTGATGACAATCCCATTTCCGTCCATCAACGCCTTGACCTTTCTTTCTCTCACATCACTCTTTCCCCTTCACTGATTCTTCACACTCTCAACATTTCTCCTGATGCAGGACGTTCTGCTTTCGATTTCTTCAATTGGGTATCTTCCAAATCTCCCGAATTTCAGCTTAATGATGAGGTACTTTcgttttttgttgattttttcgGTCGTAGGAAGGATTTTAAGATCATTCAtgatgttcttgttgctggaAAAGGTGTTATTGGGTTTAAAACTATCTCTGCATTCATTGATCGCCTTATTCGTGCTGGCCGCACCACGCAGGCGGTGCAACTTTTTGATAGGATGGAGAGTGATTATGGGATTGTAAGGAATAGGGAGATATTGAATTGTATTGTTAGTAAGCTTTGTGAACATGGTTATGCTAATTATGCCGAGAAAATGGTTAAGAATCTTGCTAATGAATTTTTCCCTGATGAGTATGTATGTGATATGTTGATTAAGGGGTGGTGTGTTGATGAGAAGCTTGACGAGGCAAGGAGGTTAGCTAGGGAGATGTATCGAGGTGGTTTCGAGATTAGTACTGTTGCTTATAATGCTATTCTTGATTGTGTTTGTAAGCTTTGTAGGAAGAAGGATGTTTCCAGGCTTCAATTTGAGGCTGAGAGAATTTTGGTTGATATGGATGCGGCTGGTGTGCCGCGTAATAGTGAGACTTTTAATGTGCTGATATCGAATTTGTGTAAGATTCGTAAGGTGGAGGATTCTATGAAGTTGTTTTATAGGATGGGTGAATGGGGATGTTCTCCCGATGCAAGGACGTTTCTTGTCCTAACGAGGGGTTTGTATCAGGCTGCGAGGGCTGGGGAGGGAGACGAGATGATTGATAGAATGAGATCCGCTGGGTTTGGTGATGCACTTGATAAGAAGGCTTACTATGGTTTTTTGAAGATCCTTTGTGGGATTGAGAGGATTGATCATGCTTTGAGTGTCTTTGCTAAAATGAAGGCAGATGGCTGTAAGCCAGGGATTAAAACTTATGATTTGTTGATGAGGAAGTTGTATGCTCATGGTCGCGTTGAGAAAGCAAATGTTCTTTTCAATGAAGCTGTTCGAAATGGAGTACCGGTTGAGCGCAAGGATTACAAGTTGGATCCTAGATTAGTGAAGCAGCCAAAGGTTGTTAAGAAAGGGAAAAAGAGGCTCACATTGCCTGAAAAGACAGCCTTAAAAAGGAAAAGGCTCAGAAAGATCAATTTGAGTTTtgtaaaaaagccaaaaaaaatgaTGCAGAGGATGTATTGA